The genomic DNA gcaatatttttataagataaaaatattgaaaccttTACTTGGAGGGAAAGCAATAATTCGTCTTATTTTTGGTGATTATTGACTTCACAACCCTCTTCATTGACTATTTTGTTACAAACTTCTTGGAATCTTTCTTCAAATGTTTACAATCATATCCTCTTCACGCTTCATTCTCTATTTAAAAGttgattattttctaaaaatgtgCGAAGGATACGTCACTGATCGACCAAAGGATTAGTGATTTACATTTACACAAAGGATTAGTGATTTACATTTACACTGGTCTCAAGGTTTAATATCTTaacatacatttttcttttgtaattatgAATGTAATAACTATATATTGTAAGTTAAACTATTGTGATCTAgaattttatatctttattatAAGAGTTTATGGTCAGGTTTTAGTTCAAATGGGTCGACGATTCCTTATGTAATATCGAGTTTcacaaactacaaaaaaatgattgttcTTTATTCTCTTGGCAAATTGTAGAcgtttaaaagattttttgggAAACGTGATTTTTGCAATATTCGATCGACCCATAAAAtattaatactaatatatatatcctcgttatataattttagatataaaattttGGGAACTAATGTTTGGGAACTACACTAGCTAGAAAATTCCATGAAATTAGTagtaaagataaaaagaaaaatgcaaaattaGAAAGTGCAGCAGACCAAAGTAGTGATGGGTGGTGCACACGTTTTAGGTGTTGACCAACGATAACGACAAcgacagacaaaaaaaaaaaaatcatcatacaaaaacaaaacaaacccttTGCTTTTGTCTttatctcttttctatttttctaatactaaaaatcctctgtttcttcttcttcttctaattttctctgtttcacATTCCTTCTGCCTCTGAGATCCATAAAGATTCTCTGTTTCATTGCTTCGTCAGACAAGAAAACCTcggtttagttttgtttgatctttgtAATGGGTAATTGCTTGGGTTCTTCTGCAAGAGTAGATAACAGAGAAAGCACTTTTGGAGGTAAGAATCAAAACCCCACTTAAAGATGGATCTTTGATACTAGGTTACTTTAATTCTCTTTGCCTATATGGTTCCGGGATATGTATAAGTACCTTTTTATTCATTAAAGCTTTCTATCATTTAATTTCCAACTAATATACTTATGTTGATGTCAAAATTTGACAACAGGGTCAACGAGAATTTCACCTAAACCGAATCACTCATCTCGTCTTTCAAGCCTAAGCATACCTTCATACAGCAACAATAGCTTCACTACTAGTTCATCATGGTCAAATCTGACACTAAGAAGTGAAGGAGAGCTCTTACCATCTCCAACGCTTAAGGCCTTTACATTCAACGAGCTCAAAACCGCTACTAGAAACTTTAAGCCTAATAGTATGATCGGTGAAGgcggttttggttttgtctatAAGGGTTGGATAGGTGAACGCTCGTTGTCACCTTCCAAACCAGGGTCCGGTATGGTCGTTGCAGTCAAGAAACTTAAATCAGAAGGGTTCCAAGGACATAAAGAGTGGTTGGTAAGTTCATCATCTTTAAACTATACAACCAAACAAGATTGaagtcaaataaaataataaaggtGTTGGTGTGGATTTTTCAGACTGAGGTTCACTATCTTGGGAGACTTCATCATATGAATCTTGTGAAGCTAATTGGATATTGCTTAGAGGGAGAGAAACGGCTTTTGGTTTACGAGTACATGCCCAAAGGAAGCCTGGAGAATCATCTTTTTAGAAGTAAGGATCAATTTGGGTTGAGATAGAGGTTACATTCAAGTGTATGTTATATTGACTATCATGTGTTTTCATTAATTCTTGGCTGTTCTGCTTGTGTGCATAGGAGGCGCAGAGCCACTTCCGTGGAAGACAAGGATAAAAGTAGCGATTAGCGCAGCGAGAGGGCTAGCTTTCCTCCACGACGCTAAAGTCATATACCGAGACTTCAAGGCCTCCAATATTCTACTTGATGTGGTACGTACGTATGGAAGTTgttaaaagcaaacaaaatagtAAACTCTACTTTATTAAAATGTTGGATGGAAGTTGTTAATGTACTCATTGCTTGTAAATGCAGGATTTTAATGCAAAGCTATCTGATTTCGGATTAGCAAAAGCTGGACCAACAGGAGACAGGACCCATGTGACAACTCAAGTGATAGGCACACAAGGCTACGCAGCTCCAGAATACATAGCAACAGGCAGGTTAACGTCCAAGAGTGATGTCTATAGCTTTGGAGTGGTGTTACTCGAACTACTCTCAGGACGTCCCACACTAGACAAATCTAAAGTAGGAGTAGAACGTAATCTTGTGGATTGGGCAATACCTTATTTGGTTGACAGAAGGAAATTCTTTAGAATAATGGATACAAAGCTTGGAGGACAGTACCCTCACAAAGGTGCTTGCGCAGCTGCCAACATCGCATTACGGTGTCTCAACACCGAACCTAAGCTAAGACCTGAGATGTCTGATGTCTTATCCACTTTACAACAGCTTGAGACTTGGTTGAAAAAGACAGGTCCTAGTCCAAATACATCTTCATCTCACAAGGTGCGAGAGATCTCTGCGACTATTAAGGTGGGAAACTAGGAGATGTAGCGACCTTTTATAGTATGTAAATATAGTTTTGTACTATCTTTTGagatttatagagtttttggttaaaaatgtagatgtatatgtatatacagtAGTGGAAAACTTGACGATTGGATTTTCACAAATGTATAATGTATGACGATTGGATCTTCTCATACATAGTATTAAGCAATTGGATCAATTTCCAACACTTTCAGTCTTAAAGAGAGAGTGATCGTGAATTTTAATTACATCAAGAAGGGGAGAGAATTAAGCTTTACGAATTGGTTGCTGTTTGCTGGTAATATCCATGATCATTACAAGATTTTACAATTGACTTGGACGACATTCCtagggttgttgttgttgttaatgtgACAGTTCATAAACCCAGAAAGCTAGAATCTTCATTTAGGCCcattagtttggtttggtgtatatattttatacatcaaacttataaaaaaaaaaagaaacagatcgAGGAGGACTTGGTGCTGTgatttgtttagggtttagaaaaTGTCGGGGAACGCAGCGGCGAAGCCTGAATACGCAACAGAAGACATAGCCGTGTGGTGGGACATGAACGACTGTCCTATTCCCGAGGGTTATGATTCTCGTCGGGTTCGTCCGAGTTTAGAAGTGGCGTTCAAGAAACTAGGCTACTCTGGTCATGTCTCCATCACTGCATATGGAAACCAAACACGAACCCCTGATCACCTCCTGCGTGGGCTCTCTTCCACTGGAGTCGATGTTGCACATACCATTCTCGATGTTACATACACGCGCATCTTTTCGGATTTGCTTAAATGGCAAGACCTTAATCCTCCTCCAGCTACAATGATGCTCATATCCGATACTGTGGACCTTGTCTTCTCAAAACCTCTTGCCTTGCTTCAACAAGTGACGAAATACAATCTTTTTCTGGCTTATTCATATAGGCCTTACAAAATGTCAATCCTGGTCACCTCTGCAGAGTGGCTCTGGGACAGCTTACTGGcaggtgtttgtttgtttgtttgtcctcTCATCATCTTCCAGTTACTACTTGCTGAAAGCAAACCTAATTTAATTATTCCTGTTTCTGAGCTCttgttcgttttgtttttttcttctttagatACAGTTTCAGAGACAAGAACACACTTTCTTCAGAGGTGCAGTGAAAAGGGCGAAGAATCTACCGGAATGTTTTATTGCAAATTGTTGGATGATTGTGATTGCCAGAGCCTTGATGATTTCAGGAAGCATCTCTCAAGTAAAGAACATGCCCTCGAAGTAagcatcctctctctctctctgtctacTTATATCAATCAATACATTGTTTCATTGTCTAACCATTTGTGCAACAACAACCAGTTTACCACTCGTTGTCTAAGCAGGAGGGTAGTTTTCCGAGTACGAGCAACAACTATCCCGAGAGGCAAGTTTTCTTAATGttaattatagattttctacAGAGAGtaaaaatgcatatatatgtttatcCGATTTCTCTCGTAAACATTAAGGGGACACCcaaatatgaaaaaagaaagaaagcgtGAAATTGtttactttgactttttgtttttgcttaaaGGCTTTTTGAGTACACCCACTAACTCACCACAGTTTTATGTTTCCAAATACtcatgtttcatatatatatatatatactagaaagtaGGTGACagatgtaattgttaatatatgtcttaTAGGCAGAAATAGACAATTTTCCAAAGAGCAAACGTTTGAGGAAAACATCTCAGACGGGCTTTCGTTTTCATAATCATTTACTTGTTGCCAATCGTGGAGTTCGACGTAGAGCTCAAACCTGCAATAAAGAGTACTGAAGTCACCACTGGGCAATCATCTGGCTGATGAGACGAGTGTGCCTACCGAACAGAGACATGATCAGCCGGCTGCATCGAGACTCGAGAGTGGGCAATGAATTCGGTTGTGTTTTCCTACTCATGGAAGCTGttatgtttcgtttttttttctctttgtttcattCCGTCGGTTTGAACTATTTATTTTCCATctcagtttgtttgttttaaattaaattattaacgaatgtaatctttatatattactctcttcgtttcaaaatataatatgttttagaaaaagttttttgtttcataatataaaatgttttcaagtttatatgcaatttttagattagtttagtattttatattatgcagtattgtttttgattggttgaacttgttaaaagtaaaaaaaatttaatctgcatgctttagttaaaacatcctatattttgaaacgagGGAGTAATTAAGAAGTTGCCGAAAATCCTGTGTGTCGTTCATAGAACGAATTATGGTACATAATATActttaaccaatcagaatacaATACCGTAAGTTTTATAACTTGTGTATACATGAAATGATCGAAAGTATCTACAAATACTCGTTAAATGTTAGTTTGGTCCATCAATCATATACATATGGCTTTTAGATACAAGTGCTTCCGATCCACACATATTCTGTGTCTCACATGGACAAAAAATTGTATTATCATATGATGAACAGAATATCATACCATTTTCCGAATATGTCTCATAATTTTCAAGAAGTAATTCAACATTAAATAATTCCCCGATCGAGATGTGTAAATAGTGATCCGAGGGACAACTGTTAGGATTTGTACATCACATCCAACATT from Camelina sativa cultivar DH55 chromosome 7, Cs, whole genome shotgun sequence includes the following:
- the LOC104701622 gene encoding protein kinase 2B, chloroplastic-like, whose product is MGNCLGSSARVDNRESTFGGSTRISPKPNHSSRLSSLSIPSYSNNSFTTSSSWSNLTLRSEGELLPSPTLKAFTFNELKTATRNFKPNSMIGEGGFGFVYKGWIGERSLSPSKPGSGMVVAVKKLKSEGFQGHKEWLTEVHYLGRLHHMNLVKLIGYCLEGEKRLLVYEYMPKGSLENHLFRRGAEPLPWKTRIKVAISAARGLAFLHDAKVIYRDFKASNILLDVDFNAKLSDFGLAKAGPTGDRTHVTTQVIGTQGYAAPEYIATGRLTSKSDVYSFGVVLLELLSGRPTLDKSKVGVERNLVDWAIPYLVDRRKFFRIMDTKLGGQYPHKGACAAANIALRCLNTEPKLRPEMSDVLSTLQQLETWLKKTGPSPNTSSSHKVREISATIKMYMYIQ
- the LOC104701623 gene encoding uncharacterized protein LOC104701623, whose translation is MSGNAAAKPEYATEDIAVWWDMNDCPIPEGYDSRRVRPSLEVAFKKLGYSGHVSITAYGNQTRTPDHLLRGLSSTGVDVAHTILDVTYTRIFSDLLKWQDLNPPPATMMLISDTVDLVFSKPLALLQQVTKYNLFLAYSYRPYKMSILVTSAEWLWDSLLADTVSETRTHFLQRCSEKGEESTGMFYCKLLDDCDCQSLDDFRKHLSSKEHALEFTTRCLSRRVVFRVRATTIPRGKFS